Proteins encoded together in one Sphingomonas radiodurans window:
- the rapZ gene encoding RNase adapter RapZ: MTAPPEILLVTGLSGAGKSTVLKTLEDLGWEVVDNLPLSLLDRLLSVDETVDREGPTRPLAIGSGAATRDFTPDMIIALVDRLLAGGRQGIEALFLDCATDELARRYDETRRRHPLALDRPAREGIDRERAVLEPLRGWSTRLIDTSRYNASDLAQRIRADFARPGLSEPTVSVSSFGFARGLPLDADLVFDMRFLRNPHWDPTLRPGTGVDPPVAAYVSADPAYEPAISRIEDLLLMLLPRYRAEGKSYINIAFGCTGGRHRSVHVAERVAARLREAGFSPTVTHRDLAAVPHDTLEGRPDGQ; the protein is encoded by the coding sequence ATGACCGCCCCACCCGAAATCCTGCTGGTTACCGGGCTGTCCGGTGCGGGCAAATCGACCGTGCTCAAGACGCTGGAGGATCTCGGCTGGGAAGTCGTCGACAACTTGCCACTGTCGCTGCTGGATCGACTGCTCAGCGTAGACGAGACGGTCGATCGCGAAGGCCCGACGCGACCGCTCGCGATCGGCAGTGGTGCCGCGACGCGTGATTTTACGCCCGACATGATCATAGCACTAGTCGATCGCCTGCTTGCCGGTGGTCGCCAAGGAATCGAGGCGCTGTTTCTCGACTGCGCGACCGACGAACTTGCCCGCCGTTACGATGAGACCCGGAGGCGGCATCCACTCGCGCTCGATCGCCCGGCACGCGAAGGGATCGATCGCGAGCGCGCAGTCCTGGAGCCGCTGCGTGGGTGGTCCACACGGTTGATCGATACCAGCCGCTACAATGCATCAGATCTCGCGCAACGTATCCGGGCTGACTTTGCCCGGCCTGGGCTGAGTGAACCGACTGTTTCGGTATCGTCGTTCGGGTTCGCCCGCGGCCTCCCGCTCGACGCTGATCTCGTCTTCGACATGCGGTTCCTGCGCAATCCGCATTGGGACCCCACGCTTCGGCCGGGCACCGGGGTCGACCCGCCAGTCGCCGCCTATGTCTCGGCCGATCCGGCGTACGAGCCAGCCATCAGCCGCATCGAAGACCTGCTGCTGATGCTGCTTCCCCGCTATCGCGCCGAAGGGAAATCCTATATCAACATCGCCTTCGGCTGTACCGGCGGGAGACACCGGTCGGTCCATGTCGCGGAACGCGTTGCTGCACGGTTGCGCGAGGCGGGTTTTTCGCCCACCGTTACACATCGTGATCTCGCGGCAGTGCCGCATGATACGCTCGAGGGACGGCCTGACGGGCAATGA
- a CDS encoding stimulus-sensing domain-containing protein, which yields MAPDIDSPRSEGGDLALRWSGRVSLTRRILAVNIFALLLLAGGFFYLDSYRSRILDGNLDQAKREARLIARALAAVSPDARDPLIVQLSHDTKTRLRLYSIDGALIADSRVLGERNFLLRDPDKDGLDQRAARFLDAAIDTIVGASRLPLYREQRSGLAWPDVRIARSGGAAGTIWRAPDRTPVITAAAALAPGGPVVMTTVNARDITQTVRVERFRLSLVLLTATIVSILLSLFLARTIVRPLRRLARAAVRVRLGRAREVVVPRLPDRGDEIGMLARALSDMSLALRARIDATEAFAADVTHELKNPLASLRSAVEGLGSVRDPELQERLLVIVRDDVFRLDRLISDISEASRLDAQLSRAKFEPVDIGLMLEGLIAQHAARGIDRDVRLRFDRGDAHDESGELIVPGEGSRLERVFENLIDNAISFSPSGGLVSIAALRHENLLELRFEDEGPGVPEDAREAVFRRFHSVRPGIEAFGRHSGLGLAIARTIVEGHQGTIDVESREDRLTGARFVVRLPLSDRS from the coding sequence ATGGCGCCGGATATCGATTCTCCGAGGAGTGAGGGCGGCGATCTCGCGCTGCGCTGGTCGGGACGCGTTTCGCTCACGCGGCGGATTCTGGCGGTCAACATCTTCGCACTGCTGCTGTTGGCCGGCGGGTTCTTCTATCTCGATTCGTACCGCAGCCGCATCCTCGACGGCAATCTCGATCAAGCAAAACGCGAGGCGCGACTGATCGCACGAGCGCTGGCGGCTGTATCCCCGGATGCGCGCGACCCGCTGATCGTGCAGCTATCGCACGACACGAAAACGCGGTTGCGGCTTTACAGCATCGATGGAGCGTTGATCGCAGACAGCCGAGTGCTCGGCGAGCGCAATTTCCTGCTGCGCGATCCGGACAAGGATGGGCTCGACCAGCGGGCGGCCCGGTTCCTCGATGCCGCAATCGATACGATCGTAGGTGCGTCGCGCTTACCGCTATATCGCGAGCAGCGCAGTGGTCTCGCGTGGCCTGACGTTCGCATTGCTCGGTCGGGCGGCGCGGCTGGCACCATCTGGCGAGCGCCGGACCGGACACCAGTGATCACCGCCGCGGCGGCGCTTGCGCCTGGTGGCCCGGTCGTGATGACGACGGTCAACGCGCGCGACATCACGCAGACCGTTCGGGTCGAGCGGTTCCGCCTTAGTCTCGTGCTGCTGACCGCCACCATTGTTTCGATCCTGCTTTCGCTGTTTCTCGCCCGGACCATCGTGCGCCCGCTTCGTCGGCTGGCACGCGCGGCAGTCCGCGTGCGGTTAGGGCGCGCGCGCGAAGTGGTCGTGCCGCGTCTGCCGGATCGCGGCGACGAGATCGGCATGCTCGCCCGCGCTCTGTCCGACATGAGCCTCGCGCTGCGGGCTCGGATCGATGCGACCGAGGCCTTTGCCGCCGACGTGACACATGAATTGAAGAACCCGCTCGCTTCCCTGCGATCGGCCGTCGAGGGGCTCGGGAGCGTGCGCGATCCCGAGCTGCAGGAGCGGCTGCTCGTGATCGTGCGGGACGACGTGTTCCGACTCGATCGGCTGATCAGCGATATCTCGGAAGCCTCCCGGCTCGACGCGCAGCTCAGCCGCGCGAAGTTCGAGCCCGTCGATATCGGCCTGATGCTCGAAGGGTTGATCGCGCAGCACGCCGCACGCGGGATCGATCGCGACGTGCGGCTGCGATTTGATCGCGGCGACGCACACGACGAAAGTGGCGAGCTAATCGTACCCGGCGAAGGCTCGCGGCTGGAGCGGGTGTTCGAAAACTTGATCGACAATGCCATATCGTTTTCGCCCAGCGGTGGGCTCGTTTCCATCGCGGCGTTGCGCCACGAGAACCTGCTCGAACTGCGCTTCGAGGATGAGGGGCCTGGCGTTCCCGAGGATGCACGCGAGGCGGTCTTTAGACGCTTTCACTCAGTCCGGCCGGGTATCGAGGCGTTCGGGCGGCATTCCGGGCTCGGTCTCGCGATTGCGCGAACGATCGTGGAGGGGCATCAGGGCACAATCGACGTCGAATCGCGCGAGGACCGGCTGACGGGTGCTCGTTTCGTGGTCCGGCTGCCGCTGAGTGACCGGAGCTGA
- a CDS encoding HPr kinase/phosphorylase translates to MILGASGAGKSDLALRLIDRGATLVSDDYTEISREGGTLVASAPVTIGGRIEVRGLGIVPSPHVDGITVALAVRVDVPVERMPEPMRELFVGVAVRVLPLDPRPASAPLLVELALQHDLP, encoded by the coding sequence ATGATCCTCGGCGCCTCGGGAGCGGGCAAGTCTGACCTCGCGCTGCGCCTGATCGATCGTGGCGCGACCCTGGTGTCGGATGATTACACCGAGATCTCGCGCGAGGGCGGTACGCTGGTCGCAAGTGCCCCGGTGACGATCGGCGGCAGAATCGAAGTGCGCGGGCTCGGCATCGTTCCTTCCCCGCACGTTGACGGCATCACCGTGGCGCTTGCGGTCCGCGTGGATGTGCCGGTCGAGCGGATGCCCGAGCCAATGCGCGAGCTGTTCGTTGGGGTTGCTGTCCGCGTGCTGCCGCTCGACCCCCGCCCGGCCTCGGCGCCGTTGCTGGTCGAGCTTGCCTTACAGCACGATCTGCCATGA
- a CDS encoding response regulator transcription factor, giving the protein MTATIALVDDDRNILTSVSIALQAEGFLTRVYSDGETALKALTENAPDLAIFDIKMPRMDGLELLRRLRERSQIPVIFLTSKDDELDEALGLAMGADDYIAKPFSQRLLIARIRAILRRTELTQTSEAGVSEAQPAIDRGRLTMDPARHRVTWNGQPVTLTVTEFLILETLAQRPGIVKTRNQLMDAAYQDDIYVDDRTIDSHIKRVRRKFRGVDPDFDSIETLYGAGYRFSEE; this is encoded by the coding sequence ATGACGGCAACGATCGCGCTCGTTGATGACGATCGCAACATCCTGACCTCGGTGTCGATCGCGCTCCAGGCTGAGGGCTTCCTGACCCGCGTCTATTCGGATGGCGAGACGGCGCTGAAGGCGCTGACCGAGAATGCGCCCGACCTTGCGATCTTCGACATCAAGATGCCGCGGATGGACGGGCTGGAGCTGCTGCGCCGTTTGCGCGAGCGCAGCCAGATCCCAGTGATCTTCCTCACCAGCAAGGACGATGAGCTCGACGAGGCGCTCGGGCTGGCGATGGGTGCGGACGATTACATCGCCAAGCCGTTCAGCCAGCGCCTGCTGATCGCCCGGATCCGCGCGATCCTGCGCCGTACCGAGCTAACGCAAACGAGCGAGGCGGGCGTGAGCGAAGCGCAACCGGCGATCGATCGCGGCCGTCTGACGATGGATCCAGCGCGGCATCGGGTCACCTGGAACGGCCAGCCGGTGACTTTGACGGTCACCGAGTTCCTAATCCTCGAGACGCTGGCGCAGCGGCCCGGCATCGTGAAGACGCGCAACCAGCTGATGGATGCGGCTTATCAGGATGACATCTACGTCGACGACCGGACGATCGATTCCCACATCAAGCGCGTCCGCCGCAAGTTCCGCGGGGTCGACCCCGACTTCGACTCCATCGAAACATTGTATGGCGCCGGATATCGATTCTCCGAGGAGTGA